The Chanodichthys erythropterus isolate Z2021 chromosome 5, ASM2448905v1, whole genome shotgun sequence sequence taaatttcgagaaaaaagtcgagataaaatgttgagagtaaacttgttaaattacgagaaaaaaactcgttacatTTCAAGATAAAAggcgagataaaatgttgagaataaactcattaaattacgtgaaaaaagttgagataaaatgttgagaataaactcgtatTCTCAACATATTCtcattcgttaaattacgaatttgttctcataatttaacgacttttttcttgtaatttaatgactttattctcataatttaatgagtttattctcaacgtttatcttgacttttttctcgaaatgtaacgagTTTAATCTCGagttggttttatttttttttattattgcttggccctaatcctcttccgtagtaaactacgaattaaaaaaaaaaaaaaaaagtataatttttccccctgctgtaccgaaccgtgacttcaaaaccgaggcACATACCGAACAGTcagttttgtgtaccgttacagcCCTAGCTTAAACTACAAATGATTGACATTCAACATGAAACCTGACACATGCGTTCTGACTACGGTAATGTGAAACTCAACATTGGACTGAAGCAGGAATCAGAACAAACACAGTGTGATCAATACTCCATCTAGACAGAAAGCAACAAGTAAACATGAGATGTTTGGTTTACAGACGGCTCTGAACCTACTTATATGATTAATCTGAGAAAAGCTGGAGAGGATCGTCTTGTAACGCTTTCAAGCGTCATTTACAAGTGATTCATTTCTGATGGGATGAAGTCAACAAACTACAAAGTGAAGGTCATAATAAGTGCAGCACTATTTATACTCACTATCTATCTGCTCTGAGCAGAGGTGAATCACTCTAGTAAACACAGTAAAGAAGGCAGACTGTCTGAAGAAGCAGATCAGAACGCGGAGGATGAAGAACAAACGTGCAGACGGGAGGAATGAAATACTTGAGCGCTTTAATATGGCAACAATAACTCTTCAGTGTGTGGATTTTGGACCAACTCGAgagtttttcccttttcatgtgATTCATGGATTCATGAAATATGAGAAGAAAAAGACAAAGCCAAGCAGAACATCTCAATGCTGAACTCACCTTGGTTTCTCCAAGACTCTCGGACTCGGACACCTGGTAGGTGAGGTCGGTCTCCTCGAAGCCCGTGGCGCTCATCCTCTGGTCCGTGGACGGGTCGGACCGAGGTGGAGAGTCCGGAGAGTTCAGGCAGGTTTGGATCAGCGCTTTACCCGTCTCGCTGGTGATCATGGGCTGCAGCTTACGTGTGGCAAACGTGTAGACGTGACCCGTCTCGCTGGCCACTAACAGCAGGACTTGAGTTCCCGTGAGTGTGGAGAGCTCGTACGCcttcagagagagagacagaatgcagaaaacgctcagaaatCACAGCTAACGCTCAACAGAACAACACGTGTTTTAAACAGCCTTTAAGATATCAGCAAAACATTGAAAGCCAAGTCAGCTTTATAAAATACTTAATGTTAgctagttaatgcattaactaatggtTTCTTCTTATAATGTGTTAGCAGTAAGTGTTTCTCTATTGAGATTGAGATTTGCTGTTGTAGACTCAGAAACTGAAGGGATGTTTCTAAAGGGTCTGGCTCAGTGTTTACTAACAGATAACCATTGGAAGCCGAGAGATGGTTTAAACTGGTCCAGACGAGCGTTCGCTCCAGACGTATGGCAGAGACGCAGCTGAAACAATGTGAGATAAGACTATTAATAGAGACGCCGGTCAGCGTGTGACTGATTGCGCTGAAGGAGGAACGCTGGGCTACAGAGTAACCAATCATGAGACTAACCAGCACAGGACATTATTAATGAGGGTCATTAGTGCTGCAGAATCAATAATGACATGTGTTCAGTCTATCACTACTGCAATTGTcatgaaaaagatcaaatataCTGTATGATACATGTATAATACACACAGCAGAAATGTGTTTAGTCAGTTTTTGGATGTGTTTATGCAACTCTGTATGTGATCCAGACTAGTTTCCAGTGATTGTGTGTTCAACACAAGTGTATTTTGTCTCACGCCTTAAGTCACTAGTTACTTAGGTAAAACTAGTGAAGTGCAATGAGACAAAACTACACTAAACACACAATTACTGAAAACAAATATCACAGGCAATGCATTGTTAAGAACATTTGGATTAAATcatttgtaaatttttttttttttactaatttcgACCGTTTATGGCATAATTGGTATCATTGTTTGCAGTATGACTCACAGAATCTATCAAGACCTGTTTCACTAAAATAGGCAAAACTAATcaaaagcaattttttttttttaaatttcatgataAATTTTGACCAGAAGGTTGTGCCGTTCCAAAACTTTGAGTACCTTCAGGGCATGGTCCCAGTGACTCAAAGAGTTTTGTAATTATACGGTAATGTgaaaaaatagccatttttcatatctcctgaccagtaggtggcactgcgccaAAACACCAGTGTTGCCAATTTAGCGATTCTGTCACTAGATTTAGCGACTTCCCTGCCCCTTTTGAGACtcttttcaaaagtttagggacaaatctagcaacttcttggacaaaccttatctaaattcttattttgcctttatatttatatagatcaATGAATTTGCCATTATGATGCCATCTAGTGACATTTAGCTACCAGTTTTAGTTACTTTCAATTGAAAGCAGTTGGCGACACTGCGAAACGCTGCATTCTCATAATTTAGTGACATATTTAGTGAACTGAATTGTAGGTTTTGTTGCGTCGCTTCACTAGCGCTGCTCGCGGCAGAAGTTGAAAAATTTTCAAAAAAGCCAATCAGATCGCCTTATGCAAATACTCTAGTGCAGACGCTAGCTAATTGCGTTTATGCAACTAAAGATGCACAGATACTAAATTTCCCCACCGATTATTCAGAGCGATATCTGCCGATACTGATAACGATACCGATAGTTTGAGGGGTTTTGCCTTTTATACcttcttttaaatgaatgatagtttcattataattaataattaatcattatattttgaaagaaatgcaaataaaaactttgcatttcatcaacttgtttcagagtaactggTTTCAGTTAACATTActcattaatattaacacacattaactaaattatgaagataaaatgaatatttcttaactttccgaatgttattaattcatataattactattaatattaaacatcaaactggtttcttagcattttctttacacaaagaCCAAATGCAGTGCATTTTCCTgccctcttttgattgacaggatatatcgGCCCTGACTATCGGCTGTTTTTAAACTAAACTATCAGCCAATAgccgattttggtgaaaattggaggaACCGTCTAagatgagttaaaaaaaaacttcatgatggaaaatgacgtcatagggtgcaatcGAATCATCTTGAGCTAAGGATTTTACTTTCCAGAACATACGGCagaaaagttattagcatataTGGAtacttggcccctaataatataacaaaaacCAGTTTGCAACTTTACGGACTGTTTTTGAACTGCTAAAATAACAAAgggggtgaaaaaaaaaaccaattCAAGTAACAAATGATTATGCATGTTTTTGCAATATTTACTCATCAAATACATCTAATTTTCTTTGTTGATGACCTTTaagtagggctgggtaccgaactcgatacttttttaggtaccgatcgaactgcctcgatactatcgagtatcgaaaagtgtcttgtcattcggtaccaaatttcggtacctcagaatggagccgagtagaggggcggagaaatgctttcgctgtctcgttgaggagcaagtaacgttgcgctacattattatttatatctaaatatataaaactatacgcgcgagagagaccctatgtgcgagagggcgagtgaatcaacggtttcgttttcagtttatctccgaatggacgggtgagaaacggctgtttatgtgagcagccggttcactacagataaTACTGTTAACATAAAACAAAAGTGtcgcactgcctgcagaaacagcggaacgcgcaatgttttttagactagttatggacaggtacaacacacagcagctttacatcagcgttcgtccctcaagtctatggaaacacgcgaccggttcgtgaccggctcgttcgcctgcacgagcacaggctctgcctctggctccagaacgcgaacaattctgctgaaaaaggggtatcagcgtcctcctgatactgcggataatctgcgggtcgagccaagtaataaaaaaataacattcaaattaattgcgggtggatgaaagatgaatcattaatgtgttgattttaataaagacacagaactcttatttcaacgaacttgcgtcactcttacttccgctttgatcttgttaataataattaattttttgaagaagaacaattgctgagtgatttaaaaagagcctcacatactgaatttttgcattgaaaactaaactttattaaaactatttgcactgatttattgtgttgggtaaatttagttaatttgtgctttttttattccccgcagtggctcaggagagtctttgagtctgaaaaaagtaaacaaaattaaaatataaaaccaaatattttttttgaggttatgtaatcttgtttaaacagattttataaaattggtattgaaaaaggtatcgtttaggtatcggtatcgaagtcaaggtatcggtatcgtctcggtatcgacAATTTTCaaacgatacccagccctacctTTAAGTTTTCCATCTAATTTCATTGCAAAATGTGTGCAACAACAATAAAAGCATTCAGATTCTGATTTATGTTGAATATTACAGGCCTTCAAACACCACCATCTAATACAGGACATTTCTCAGAGCAGATTGTGAGCAAAAGCTCAGGACTCTCATATGAAGAGTGTTTGAGGAGCAGCTGTGAAAGAGTTCAAAGAGTCAGTTTGATCATCCCATCACGTCTCCGTTTGCTCAGCTGTTTAGTATGAGTGACGGCAGGTGATGAGACTCACCGACACACTCAACTTCAACTAGTAACACTAACATCCAATAAGTGTGTGTGGTGTGAAAGCACATTTGTCAGATGTTTACGGCCCATGTGGGCTGCTTAATTCGCTCACCTTCTGCAGAAAACTGATTTAACCAGGAATAAATACAGAATACGAATGTAAAGATGGGAAGTGAGATGCACACAAACTAACTTTACGCAATATTACATTCATGCATGTATTTTGCAGACGCTTCCATCCAATTTCTCTATAGGTGAATCACATCTCAAACACTTCTAGACTGAACAGGCTCATGTGCAGAAAAACTCTCATTCCTCTGCTTTCTCAAAGCGTAATAAATGGCAGAATTCCCTGTGCAGCTTTCCACATTCAGCTGAAGGATGAAGGAAGACTATCAGCTCATCAAGAAGATCAAAAAGGACCCGAGAGAGAGATTCGACCCAACCATGAGCTCATGAAAGATCTCGTTCTTACAGCCAATGACAGCCAGTATTACTTCATCTTAAAGGGATCGTTCAGCCAAAAGCgatcattctgtcatcattcactcatGTCGCCCAAACATGTTTGactttctgtggaacataatCAGGATGATCTTGAACAATGTCCATGCTGCTTTTTTAATGAAGTGCAATCAAACACCATTTAAGAACCATAAAAGCAGCTCATATAAAACATTGAAGCATTTGATattatgaaattaaatacagtGCAGGATTCATATGGATGGACTTTTGTAATAGTGCTTTTTGGAGATTGACAGTCATGgttactataaataaaaagagCATTTTGTTCAAATTTTGTGTATTATGTGAAAAACAAGTTTGAAAcgacattaaagggatagttcacccaaaaattatccaATTATCCTattcatcataaatataatccatacggctccagaggGGTTattaaagaccttctgaagtgaagcgatggattttgtaagaaaaatatccatatttaaaactttattaactataataactagctttcgACAGATGGCCGTACATGTCGATTTGGggtggaagagtgacctctgacctgatgCATGACACAATGTCAAACGCTGAAGCTCAGAGgatagaacaaaacaaaaacaaaacaccagaTACAAATTAGAAGCCTAAAACAAgaaaatttaaagaaaaatgttggaggatttcgatataagagaagaggagcttgagtttgttgcccagccaaATTTGTTTGAACCGATaatcacctaggatggcttgaaggtgagcaAATCATgatataattttcatatttgggtgaactgtccctttaaggtgAGCAGAATGTTTCGGTGAATTATTGCTTTGAGGGTTTGATTTAATTCGTAAGCACCTTCTCAGTCGTAAATGTCACTTTCGAACTAATCAAAGTGAGTTAAGAGTGTTTTGATGGTCTGAGATCCAGCATGTGGGTCAAGATTCATTCGAGGTTTGTGTGGCACCAGAGCTGCTCTGTAATAGAGAATGTCAGTTGCTGGTTCTATTTAAAGCTCACAGCCCGTCGCGTCTGTTGTGACTTCAAATCACCTACCAAAGGACAGGACATGTGATacaacacacagagagagaaccATCGTGTGCAGAAGAACAAGACCCAATCCAGCAGGTCACTCCTGTACGCCTGATTTACTCCTGCAATTCCTCAGCGGGAATGAAAACAGATGGGAATGAGTCGCTGGCTGACATACAGTAGGAGTTCAGAGCAATGAAATGAATGTGGAGAAAAGCTGAGGAGAATGAGTACATGTTGAGAAGTTTTTCATCTCACTGCTGTCTAGGACAAACAACTGTTAGTTTTGTTATGATTATGtgttgttaaaggattagttcacttttaaattaaaatttcctgataattttttcaccccatgtcatctaagatgttcatgtctttctttcttcagtcgaaaagaaattaaggattttACTCAATTACAAAGTTTGATTGCAGCGTTTGATTCTagcgttctacacaatcccagatgaggaataagggtcttatctagagaaaccatcgctcattttatttaaaaaaaaggggaaaaaaagaatatatatacacgttttaacaataaatgctcatcttgaactagctctcttctttatttgaattccagcaaatagagaagaagaagagagctagttcaagatgagcatttatggttaaaatgtatacaaattttattttttattttttagaaaatgagcgatggattctctagataagacccttattcttcatctgggatcactgtaaactaattttgaccttcaaccgtttgggctccattaaagtccactatatggagtaaaatcctggaatgttttcatcaaaaactttaatttcttttaaactgaagaaagaaagacatcttggatgacatgggggtgagtaaattatcaggacattttaatttgaaagtgaactaatcctttaacctccATATGACTAATTGAACAGATGCTTTTGTTGAGAAAGACTTAAAATCTTTCTCCTGCAGTGTTgaggggccagttgcataaacttagtcactaaattaagactgtgtcttaagaactagtttgaccaacttgcATTTAACCAAGGGGTAATCAATGTTACTTTTCCAATTCAAATTAAACCAATCTGCCTTTTTATGTAACGGACTTTAAAAAATTAGGACCACTCTTCAAGAAAAACAGTGTCTTAACTTTTTAGACTAGTCTAAGTGGTTTATGCAACCAGCTGGACACAGTAGTAATAGTTAAAGAACACTAGCaggattcgaacccacaaccCTTCAGTTACCAGCACTCACTACGCCACAATGAATTTCTAGTTTCATTCTGACACTTTCATGATCTTCTCTGGCTGACAATAGAATACTTCCCTTATTGCAACATTGCAACAAGCATTTTAGTGTACTGTGAAAAGCGCTTGGATTGAATGGTTGTTCTTCATCCTGACACAATCATAAAGTTTCTCACCTTCTTCATGATGCCAGTCTTCCGCTTGCTGAAGGTCGTGTACCGCCGCAGTTTGTTGTCTATAAACTCCATCTTTATCTTGACTCTCCCCCGGGTCTTCTTGCCCGGTTTCGCTCCGGCCACTCCACCCGCGAGCACCCCGAACCCCCCAGAGGACAAGCCGGCCTCCTGCGCGACCATCGCCGCCTCCATCTCTGCCCTCTCCCGCTTGACGCCGCTTCCCCTCCGGCCGTCCCCAACTGACCCCATGTGCTCATCCTCATCGCCCGAGTCGGAGTCCGCGTCAGAGCCGCTGCACACGTGTGGGGGTCCCTGTTTATCCGGCTCGAATCTCAAACCTCCCACCATCCCTCCGGCTTGCAGTGGCCCCAGTCCGCTCGCGTTCATCGGCCGGACGCCTCCTCTGGCGGCTCCGTTACCCCCGAGCATCCCCGCTGGAGCGGAGCGGACGAGTCCCGTCCGAACCCCGGCGCCGATCACCACCGCGCCGTGGCCTGCGCTCTTCCCTGCCGCTGATCCGGTTCCAGTCAGAGCCGCTCCGGTCTGGCTGGATAGCATCCTATAAACCGGAGAAAACGATCCGTATAACGGCAGCGGAGCGCTGGAGCGACGGtcagtgtgtgagtgagtgcgaCCCGGCGCTCATACACACGTTATTCCCGCGGGAAGATAAACAAACAGAGTCTGCTGCGCGAAACTTTGAGAAGTGATGCTGAACCTGAGCGCCGTCAACCCGCTTCACTCCCACTTTCTCTCCTCCTGGAGCTCCGCGAGAGACGCGCTTTCTCTAAAAGGAAAACCAGACGAGCGCTTCCGCGATTACTCCGCCGCGTCATCTAGTGCGTCGTCTGAACGCGTGAAATCATCGATCTTTTTCGCGCACCCCCACTGCTGCTTCAACTCTGCGTCTCTCCActgacagctgtcaatcatcactGCGAACGCGCTCGTGAAACGCTTCTTCTGCGCAAACGCGGAACGATCTGTACAAGCCCGATCTACTTTCCTCCATATAAAGAGGTACGCTGTTTCCTTTTTTGGAGTTCTCGCTCCTTATATGGCGAGTCACAGTGAAGTCCAGCGATTGGCTGGTGCGGGGACGGCCTGGAGCGCGGTTGGTTGAAGCGTTATCTCATTTGCATAAATACCAAAACGGTTGCGCTTGCTGCAAACGTCACACTAGAAGGCGGGGAATCGTGTCAGTCCGCTGCTGAATTATTCTATGAATAGATGTACGATAGTAACGTTATTAAAGTTCGTTGTGTTAAATCAATTATATGAGGGCAAACCCGCttagttataattattaatacaaTTATCGCTCTGAAAAactacatacacaaacacaatcacacacacaaacaaacaaaccaatcaTTCCATTGCATTAAGCACTGTGGTTCCCATAGAAACTGTTATAAAATCCTCAGATGTACTGAGAAGGTGAACATTTCATTATAATATCTGAATCAAATGTCTATGTATTCTGCAGGAATGTGCTTAAGGACAAAACCCTCTTGTGAAAAACATCCATGAGTCACTGAGACCAAACACAGATCCTCCTGAAGTCAAACACTAAAACACACCAGCTGAAGAAGCTTTATTGTGAAGTGTGAGCATGAACTGTTTTCACAGACACATCTAGAATCAAGTTCAGGTTGAAtggaaatcataattatgacataagaaGTCAAAAtgataagtcaaaattatgacagaaagtTGTAATTTCAACTTATTATTTCATATTGAATTACCAAAGCATTTCTTGTggcagaaatgggcttccaCACAGACCAGTAATAATATGCATACGCATCATTTCCAGGTACGAACCAAGTGTCAGTccaataaacactttttaaaatgaaaataagaaacaaacaTGGAGAAGGAGCATCAGAGAGACGGAGGTCACAGACACACCTGGACACTATCTGCATGAAGCTCcgctcatcatcatcatcatcttctcacacacacacacacactcacactctaatatactgtcacacacacacacacacacacacacacacacacatacttgtttttgtgaaatgtggggacattccataggcgtaatggtttttatactgtacaaaccgtattttctatccccctacactacccctacccctaaacctaaccctcacaggaaactgtgcacacttttactttgtcacaaaaactcattctttgtgatttataagccttttgaaaagtggggacatgctgaatgtcctcatatttcacctctttttgtaatacctatgtcatacccatgtcattatacacatttgtgtcctgatatttcacaaaaacaagtacacacacacacacacacacacacacacacacacacacacacacacactctctaatatactgtcacacacacacactctaacaCAGTCGCATtctctctaacacacacacacacacacacacacactcactctctaatatactgtcacacacacacacactctaacacacacactacaCAGTCGCACtctctctaacacacacacactgtctaATACACTctctgtaacacacacacaaacgcactcTAACAGTTGCACACTCTCTAAAACACACTCTCTCTAACACAGTCACACAAACATACTCTAACAGTCGCACACACTCtaaaacacacactctctctataATACagtcacatacacactctcagTCGCACACTCTCTCTAAAACACtctctctaacacacacacacacacacacacacacacacacacacacacacacacacacacacacacacacacacacactctctcacacacacacacacacacacacacaccgccaTCTGCTGTCTTTAACAGAGATCTGAACCCATGGTTAGGTATGATGGGTTACTTGAGTTCAACAGAGAAAAAACATGGACAATAAGTGCCAAAATTACCCTTGTCTTTGAACCTGTACCATGGTAGTGTCATAGTATCCTATGATAATCAAGGAAATACTCTGGAGCGTGTATGATGATCATTAGCATTACCATCCGACATAACTGGCTTCATTTGACCAATTCCACATGGAGAAATAGAGCAGATCGTTGTTTGTGGAGCACAAATACAGCAAGGCTGTTAAAAACGTGACCGTTTAATGAGCAGCATTACATCTGGATTACTGTGACCTTTACTAAAGCAGAAAATAAAAGCATCACGGTGTGAGAGAACAACAGTGAACAGACAGTGAGGATGAACTCACAGAGattaaaacaaaagacaaataaaacaacaataataaaaaaatacatatgaaACAATTATATAAAAAGCAGTTCTTAAAAACAATAAGCATTAACGGCATTACAaaagacactgtaaaaaaaaaaacccagcaaACAAGTCCTTCATGTTCTAGGCACTTTTAgtagaaaaagtcagaattgaccTGATGAAAACCACTGAGAGCGAAACAGTCCAGATGAGTTTCTGCTGCGGGACGGGAGAATAAAACCAACACTGGCcgtgttaaaatcacaaaaccTTCATcataaatacaaacaacatcTCAACCTCTGACTCCACAGCCCAGAATAATATCTGCTGCAATGAAaaagattttcaaaacagatttcTAATCTACAGACAATCCTACTTTCTGTGCATGAAACTTCAGGATTTCAGAGAATTTGCATGATTTTTCTAGTCATCTGTGAATAGGGATTAATGGTTTTTAAAGTAAGTTTGCTCACAATTACTAcctgataaaatattttagagcttggCATAATTAGTACAAATGTATGTTAAATTAATTCTCATGACTTTTCCAGGTCtagaaatcacacttttaaTATGAGGTATCCTCGTATATCCCAGACTGTGAGAATCCTATGGAGGCTGGTTTccaaaaaaggtaattgcagctttttatctcacaattctgatttttttttttctctgaattgtgagatatactcacaactatgagttataaagtcagaattgtgtgatataaagtcagaattgtgtgatataaagtcagaattgtgagatgtaaagtcagaattgtgtgatataaagtcagaattgtgtgatataaagtcagaattgcgagatataaagtcagaattgtgtgatataaagtcagaattgagttataaagtcagaattgtgagatataaagtcagaattgtgtgatataaagtcagaattgtgtgatataaagtcagaattgtgagatgtaaagtcagaattgtgtgatataaagtcaaaattgtgagatgtaaagtcagaattgtgagatataaagtcagaattgagttataaagtcagaattgtgtgataaagtcagaattgagttataaagtcagaattgtgtgatataaagtcagaattgagttataaagtcagaattgtgagatatagtcagaattgagttataaagtcagaattgtgagatataaagtcagaattgagttataaagtcagaattgagttataaagtcagaattgtgagttataaagtcagaattgagttataaagtcagaattgagttataaagtcagaattgtgagatataaagtcagaattgtgagttataaagtcagaattgagttataaagtcagaattgtgagttataaagtcagaattgagttataaagtcagaattgtgtgatataaagtcagaattgcgagatataaagtcagaattgtgtgatataaagtcagaattgcgagatataaagtcagaattgcgagatataaagtcagaattgcgagatataaagtcagaattgcgagatataaagtcagaattgtgtgatataaagtcagaattgtgagatataaagtcagaattgagttataaagtcagaattgtgtgatataaagtcagaattg is a genomic window containing:
- the srfb gene encoding serum response factor b isoform X2 — translated: MLSSQTGAALTGTGSAAGKSAGHGAVVIGAGVRTGLVRSAPAGMLGGNGAARGGVRPMNASGLGPLQAGGMVGGLRFEPDKQGPPHVCSGSDADSDSGDEDEHMGSVGDGRRGSGVKRERAEMEAAMVAQEAGLSSGGFGVLAGGVAGAKPGKKTRGRVKIKMEFIDNKLRRYTTFSKRKTGIMKKAYELSTLTGTQVLLLVASETGHVYTFATRKLQPMITSETGKALIQTCLNSPDSPPRSDPSTDQRMSATGFEETDLTYQVSESESLGETKDALKPAFTVASLPGSTGAPTTVPTTSTSMQVSSGPSFPITNYLAPVSASGNANGTVLKSAGASGGVMQLPSGFTFMSGSPFAPGTSTIPLGQLQQHSSSATQAQQGQQAVFRLPATVSLTGGAMPQQLQTIQVQSSTTDSSPEMSQTSTASTATVSLPATIVTTSVPTSMPGHMMYPSPHTVMYASAPTLTDGGLAVLNAFSQGPSAMQVSHAQTQDTGGVPQVFLTAPPGTVQIPVSAVQLHPVRQDQHFTNGDWTAVQRQQQ
- the srfb gene encoding serum response factor b isoform X1, yielding MLSSQTGAALTGTGSAAGKSAGHGAVVIGAGVRTGLVRSAPAGMLGGNGAARGGVRPMNASGLGPLQAGGMVGGLRFEPDKQGPPHVCSGSDADSDSGDEDEHMGSVGDGRRGSGVKRERAEMEAAMVAQEAGLSSGGFGVLAGGVAGAKPGKKTRGRVKIKMEFIDNKLRRYTTFSKRKTGIMKKAYELSTLTGTQVLLLVASETGHVYTFATRKLQPMITSETGKALIQTCLNSPDSPPRSDPSTDQRMSATGFEETDLTYQVSESESLGETKDALKPAFTVASLPGSTGAPTTVPTTSTSMQVSSGPSFPITNYLAPVSASGNANGTVLKSAGASGGVMQLPSGFTFMSGSPFAPGTSTIPLGQLQQHSSSATQAQQGQQAVFRLPATVSLTGGAMPQQLQTIQVQSSTTDSSPEMSQTSTASTATVSLPATIVTTSVPTSMPGHMMYPSPHTVMYASAPTLTDGGLAVLNAFSQGPSAMQVSHAQTQDTGGVPQVFLTAPPGTVQIPVSAVQLHPMVIGQQSSGSSNSLTELQVVNMDASQNAKSD